In candidate division KSB1 bacterium, the genomic window TCGTTGTCAGAATAAAAGTTTTTTGAGGTAAATGAAGATTGTTTGATGTTGATTTTGTTCTGTATAAATCCTCTAACCTGGCGGCGTAGGAAATTTCTTCCAAAAGGAGTAAGGAAGAAAAATCCAACTAAATCTGTTAGAAATCCGGGTGTTAATAGTAAAAGTGCGGCAGAAAGGATGAAAAGACCATCAATCAGGGCATCGGTCGGTATTCGCCCCATTTGCATTTCTTCACGAATTCGATTCAAGGTTGCAAAACCCTGAATACGGGCGAGTGCCGCGCCTGCAATTCCGGTGAGAATAATGATTAAGAGGGTCGACGAAACGCCAATAGTATTGCCAACTTCCAGCAAAAGGGTTAATTCAATAAAAGGAACGATGGTAAATAGCAATAACAAGCGGTAAAACATATCAACTCCGTGATGAATGGTTAACTTGATCTATTTATTAACCTTATACGCTTAATCGAGGAAATGATCTTTTCATTATATTTTATGCTTATCATTCAGCTTTTTTAAATGTATGGAAATAGATTCCGTCGAGCGCCGGAAGACATAGTTTGCAGTTTTAAGCATAAAGCATGAATTCATGAATTACTCAGGTTAATGTTGTGGCTTGAATATATCTTAACAACAGACTAAAATCATACTATTTTTATGCAGGTAAACAAACCATCAACCGTTCATTTCGTACTGATTTTTATTTTCAGTATCGGCTGTGACAATCCATTTGCGTCGAGAGAAGTCGAAGCTCCGGAAACTCAGCAGGCAACAAACTGGATTCCACCGACCAAAGCCAGTGATGTGTTGGACAACCTGCTAAACGCAATCAAAGATCAGAACTTAACCAATTATATGAATTCGCTCACCAACACGGCATTGAACGGCAGGAA contains:
- a CDS encoding FxsA family protein, with translation MFYRLLLLFTIVPFIELTLLLEVGNTIGVSSTLLIIILTGIAGAALARIQGFATLNRIREEMQMGRIPTDALIDGLFILSAALLLLTPGFLTDLVGFFFLTPFGRNFLRRQVRGFIQNKINIKQSSFTSKNFYSDNDLSG